The proteins below are encoded in one region of bacterium:
- a CDS encoding site-2 protease family protein, protein MLYPLLRGEIGLDVFLSWLLAMAIGLTVHEFCHAKRADMAGDRTPRLNGRVTLNPLAHYDLMGTTMLLVFGFGWGKPVPINPLAFRHPRSDTIAVSLAGVVSNMVIAVLAALPIRLGLSGAYTMPLAVMVYLNLILAVFNLIPVPPLDGSHVLQMLLPLRLHRRVETFYARNAQWLFLALLALVFTGIVGLPVRLLFVLFTGLPSI, encoded by the coding sequence ATGCTGTATCCCTTGTTGCGAGGCGAGATCGGTCTCGATGTGTTCCTGTCGTGGCTCCTGGCCATGGCGATCGGTCTCACCGTCCATGAGTTCTGCCACGCCAAGCGGGCCGACATGGCGGGGGACCGCACGCCGCGCCTCAATGGTCGCGTGACCCTCAACCCCCTGGCCCACTACGACCTGATGGGCACGACGATGCTGCTGGTGTTCGGCTTCGGGTGGGGCAAGCCGGTGCCGATCAACCCGCTGGCCTTCCGCCACCCGCGGAGCGACACGATCGCGGTGTCGCTGGCGGGCGTGGTCAGCAACATGGTGATTGCCGTCCTGGCGGCGCTGCCCATCCGTCTGGGCCTGTCGGGCGCATACACCATGCCGCTGGCGGTCATGGTGTACCTGAACCTGATCCTGGCGGTGTTCAACCTGATCCCGGTGCCGCCGCTGGATGGGTCGCACGTGCTGCAGATGCTGCTGCCACTGAGGCTCCACCGGCGGGTCGAGACCTTCTACGCCCGCAACGCCCAGTGGCTGTTCCTCGCCCTGCTGGCCCTGGTCTTCACCGGCATCGTCGGGTTGCCGGTACGGCTGTTGTTTGTGCTATTCACCGGATTGCCGTCCATCTAG
- a CDS encoding glucose-1-phosphate thymidylyltransferase: MSDDLKAVVLCAGEGTRLRPLTFSKPKHLLPVAGKPLLGHVLDALAAAGVHEVGLVVGYLAEAVQGYVGDGEQWGVTATYIRQEHPLGLGHAIKQAEGFLDGAPFLVYLGDNLLGDGITSFVDDFRAGNGDAALLLKEVPDPRRYGVAVVDEQRRVTRVVEKPAQPPSNLAIVGVYAFQPIIFDAIDSIKPSPRGELEITDAIQHLIEQDRVVKAGLVAGFWEDAGEPAALLVANRFYLDRTVTETRVPLRNGCTLSGPASVGPGTRITNSRLEGPCLIGSNCHVDNCVIGPYAAIGDGCDIKDSRVEDSIIQQKCQITGVALQHSVLGERVQIGGGETPERPLHMVLGDMAQIRML; the protein is encoded by the coding sequence TTGAGTGATGACCTGAAGGCTGTCGTACTGTGCGCCGGGGAGGGCACGCGGCTGCGTCCGTTGACCTTCTCCAAGCCCAAGCATCTGCTGCCGGTGGCGGGTAAGCCGCTGCTGGGGCACGTGCTGGACGCGCTGGCCGCTGCCGGAGTGCACGAGGTGGGCCTGGTGGTGGGCTACCTGGCCGAGGCAGTGCAGGGCTACGTGGGCGACGGCGAGCAGTGGGGTGTGACGGCCACGTACATCCGACAGGAGCACCCGCTGGGGCTCGGCCATGCCATCAAGCAGGCGGAGGGCTTCCTGGACGGGGCGCCGTTCCTGGTGTACCTGGGCGACAACCTGCTGGGCGACGGCATCACGTCTTTCGTGGATGACTTCCGCGCCGGGAACGGGGACGCGGCGCTGCTGCTCAAGGAGGTGCCGGACCCCCGGCGCTACGGTGTGGCGGTGGTGGATGAGCAGCGGCGGGTCACGCGCGTGGTCGAGAAGCCCGCCCAGCCGCCCTCGAACCTCGCGATCGTCGGCGTTTACGCCTTCCAGCCGATCATCTTCGACGCGATTGACAGCATCAAGCCCTCGCCCCGCGGCGAGCTGGAGATCACCGACGCCATCCAGCACCTGATCGAGCAGGATCGCGTGGTGAAGGCGGGCCTGGTGGCGGGCTTCTGGGAGGATGCCGGAGAGCCGGCGGCCCTGCTGGTGGCCAACCGCTTCTACCTGGACCGGACCGTCACCGAGACCCGGGTACCGCTGCGGAACGGCTGTACGCTGTCCGGACCGGCCAGCGTGGGGCCGGGAACGCGCATCACCAACAGCCGCCTGGAAGGCCCGTGCCTGATCGGCAGCAACTGCCACGTGGACAACTGCGTGATCGGGCCGTACGCGGCCATCGGGGACGGCTGCGACATCAAGGACAGCCGTGTCGAGGATAGTATCATCCAGCAGAAGTGCCAGATCACCGGCGTGGCGCTGCAGCACTCGGTGCTGGGTGAGCGGGTCCAGATCGGTGGCGGGGAGACCCCCGAACGCCCCCTGCACATGGTGCTGGGGGACATGGCGCAGATCAGGATGCTTTGA
- a CDS encoding Ig-like domain-containing protein has protein sequence MATLRRSPVFSFLSALALGSIVLTALLPGLAFGAPLVAITRPVQGAVVSGQIWIDVAFNASNNLPVTRLEVYIDDQLAREVDLAQPMLMGRQSFNWDFSYSSNSTHKIGARAIDSGNNSAVASISVQVQNAAATGPDVIAPVVRIYYPAQGAKVHDTTEIKAEATDNVGVELVYFYIDGRLHKMMMNAPPYVDAWDTTREVDGLHVLEAVAVDKAENEARSAQVTVVVENRSATGMAPGGPVKTQGFGSSTLPTVPPTPAPIGVPAPAPIAPTLDTAAVPTPNPAPTPAPVVTSEPSTGIATAGTVPTPAPITPAPAVTGTPLPSVPPTPAPSVDRAPTPIAPAPAPPVKIVTVAPWVQPPTYVPPPPTITLPPVGSSSPVAVASDRQSGLAPAILSAKTAAGGEAGVLPRPGVDASRPGATGALSTAPKTEAPAGAATVPTTDVARSAPATTPDTASGPVAIKTTQPTTAVLPLRAATTSGLQAEAALPTTTQPRLALSSPALPALAKTTAPAGELRTSAVGRTSLPTGSVAAVESTAPVKTTTRQPGLAPLPVRPSRPAVTRVEPVGPAVAITASQPVAVQPATVLTPEKTGPASGLSRITVPSTPVAAKPAAPKPVAPTKVAVGVRPAVSPLITDAALAEYRGLPVPAYRMTARLPESGAARVAADGRTTTPEGTIAAIPVAIAKVRDIKIVFDGEVLSLRATPETRRGISLAPLREIFEQTDGVLYWFPVEKQVRAVNKGVDVNLKIGDPKVTVNGEQRVLQIAPYIKRGRTMVPLQFIADVLDVNIAVNSATGDIMISSNQL, from the coding sequence ATGGCAACTCTGCGCCGTTCCCCTGTGTTCAGCTTTCTTTCGGCCCTGGCGCTGGGCAGCATCGTGCTGACCGCGCTGCTGCCCGGGCTGGCGTTCGGAGCTCCGCTGGTGGCGATCACGCGCCCGGTGCAGGGCGCGGTCGTGTCGGGCCAGATCTGGATTGATGTGGCCTTCAACGCCAGCAACAACCTCCCTGTCACCCGCCTGGAGGTCTACATTGATGACCAACTGGCGCGGGAAGTGGACCTGGCCCAGCCCATGCTGATGGGCCGCCAGAGCTTCAACTGGGATTTCAGCTACTCCTCCAACAGCACTCACAAGATCGGCGCCCGGGCCATTGACTCGGGCAACAACTCCGCCGTCGCTTCCATCTCCGTTCAGGTACAGAACGCCGCCGCCACCGGCCCCGATGTCATCGCTCCGGTCGTCCGCATCTACTACCCCGCCCAGGGCGCCAAGGTCCACGACACGACCGAGATCAAGGCCGAGGCCACGGACAACGTGGGCGTCGAGTTGGTGTACTTCTACATTGACGGTCGACTGCACAAGATGATGATGAACGCGCCGCCGTACGTGGACGCGTGGGACACCACCCGCGAGGTGGACGGCCTGCACGTCCTGGAAGCGGTGGCGGTAGACAAGGCTGAGAACGAGGCGCGCTCGGCGCAAGTGACCGTTGTGGTCGAGAACCGCAGCGCGACGGGGATGGCGCCCGGCGGCCCGGTGAAGACGCAGGGTTTCGGCTCGTCCACGCTCCCGACCGTGCCGCCCACGCCGGCGCCGATTGGCGTCCCGGCGCCCGCGCCCATAGCGCCGACGCTCGATACAGCGGCGGTACCGACGCCCAACCCGGCCCCGACGCCGGCGCCGGTCGTCACCAGTGAGCCGTCTACCGGGATCGCGACTGCCGGGACCGTGCCAACGCCCGCGCCGATCACTCCGGCTCCGGCCGTGACGGGGACCCCGCTGCCCAGCGTGCCGCCTACGCCGGCCCCCAGCGTCGACCGCGCACCGACGCCCATCGCGCCGGCCCCGGCCCCGCCGGTGAAGATCGTCACGGTGGCGCCGTGGGTCCAGCCGCCGACTTACGTCCCGCCGCCGCCGACCATCACGCTCCCACCCGTCGGCTCGTCCAGCCCCGTGGCTGTCGCCAGTGACCGCCAGTCCGGGCTCGCGCCGGCCATTCTCAGCGCCAAGACTGCCGCCGGGGGCGAGGCAGGCGTCCTGCCGCGGCCGGGCGTGGATGCCAGCCGCCCCGGCGCTACGGGCGCTCTGAGCACCGCGCCGAAGACCGAGGCGCCGGCGGGCGCCGCGACCGTCCCCACGACCGACGTGGCGCGGTCCGCGCCAGCGACGACTCCTGATACGGCTTCCGGCCCTGTGGCCATCAAGACGACGCAGCCGACGACCGCGGTGCTGCCGCTGCGCGCCGCCACGACGAGTGGCCTGCAGGCCGAGGCGGCCCTGCCGACCACCACGCAGCCGCGCCTGGCGCTCAGCTCGCCGGCATTGCCCGCCCTGGCCAAGACGACGGCGCCCGCCGGTGAACTCCGCACAAGTGCCGTCGGTCGCACGAGTCTACCCACCGGTTCGGTGGCGGCCGTCGAGAGCACCGCGCCCGTGAAGACCACCACCCGCCAGCCGGGCCTGGCGCCGCTGCCGGTACGGCCGTCGCGGCCCGCCGTCACGCGCGTCGAGCCCGTGGGCCCGGCAGTCGCCATCACCGCCAGCCAGCCCGTGGCCGTGCAGCCTGCGACGGTCCTGACCCCCGAGAAGACCGGCCCGGCCTCGGGGCTGTCACGCATCACCGTACCCAGCACGCCTGTCGCCGCGAAGCCGGCAGCGCCGAAGCCGGTGGCTCCGACGAAGGTCGCCGTCGGCGTCCGCCCGGCCGTGTCGCCGCTCATCACCGACGCAGCTCTGGCCGAGTACCGCGGGTTGCCGGTCCCGGCGTACCGCATGACGGCTCGCCTGCCTGAGAGTGGCGCCGCCCGCGTGGCCGCCGATGGACGCACCACGACCCCGGAGGGCACGATCGCCGCCATCCCGGTCGCCATCGCCAAGGTGCGCGACATCAAGATCGTGTTCGACGGCGAGGTCCTGTCGCTGCGGGCCACGCCCGAGACGCGCCGTGGCATCTCGCTCGCGCCGCTCCGCGAGATCTTCGAGCAGACCGACGGTGTGCTGTACTGGTTCCCGGTCGAGAAGCAGGTTCGCGCGGTCAACAAGGGCGTGGATGTGAACCTGAAGATCGGTGACCCGAAGGTTACGGTCAACGGTGAGCAGCGGGTGCTGCAGATCGCGCCGTACATCAAGCGCGGTCGCACCATGGTGCCGCTGCAGTTCATCGCCGACGTGCTGGACGTCAACATCGCCGTCAACAGCGCCACCGGCGACATCATGATCAGCAGCAATCAACTGTAG
- a CDS encoding Gfo/Idh/MocA family oxidoreductase, which translates to MSTVRLGVIGCGGMCGAHLPSVGGKSPAISEQYRPFAEQIEIRGLCDINQEKAEAYRQKFGGDYITDDPEKLFSDPNVDAVLITTWHDTHAPLSLRAMAAGKHVLIEKPMAMTEQECDDILAMEEKSGLNYMVAFRCRFAKGAQDVKREIPQPDNIVANARAAGIWGEASWAQDPIKGGGQILSQGCHVVDMMFFLAGAEPKEVWATGGMYHHNRPEPLDTINAAIRYENGATGAFMGGDGGVGNLMMHHPLPCGCPFFVISLCKGRSGMAIDHGHDARFESCVPADQWTPPYKSKEYSVELGAEVASGVPDILPAFGMSIINGEKPIATAWDGARTTRFILRCFESARTGKLMTF; encoded by the coding sequence ATGTCTACCGTTCGTCTGGGCGTCATCGGCTGTGGCGGGATGTGCGGAGCGCACCTGCCGTCCGTGGGCGGCAAGTCTCCCGCCATCTCCGAGCAGTACCGCCCCTTCGCCGAGCAGATCGAGATCCGCGGTCTGTGTGACATCAACCAGGAGAAGGCCGAGGCGTACCGCCAGAAGTTCGGCGGCGACTACATCACCGACGACCCCGAGAAGCTCTTCTCCGACCCGAACGTGGACGCTGTTCTCATCACCACCTGGCACGACACACATGCCCCGCTCTCCCTGCGCGCCATGGCCGCCGGCAAGCACGTGCTGATTGAAAAGCCGATGGCGATGACCGAGCAGGAGTGCGACGACATCCTGGCGATGGAGGAGAAGTCGGGCCTCAACTACATGGTGGCCTTCCGCTGCCGCTTCGCCAAGGGCGCCCAGGACGTCAAGCGAGAAATTCCCCAGCCCGACAACATTGTCGCCAACGCGCGGGCGGCAGGCATCTGGGGCGAGGCCAGTTGGGCGCAGGACCCGATCAAGGGCGGCGGGCAGATCCTGTCGCAGGGCTGCCACGTCGTGGACATGATGTTCTTCCTGGCCGGCGCCGAGCCCAAGGAGGTCTGGGCCACCGGTGGCATGTACCACCACAACCGCCCCGAGCCGCTGGACACGATCAATGCCGCCATCCGCTATGAGAACGGCGCCACCGGCGCCTTCATGGGCGGAGACGGGGGCGTGGGCAACCTGATGATGCACCACCCGCTGCCCTGCGGCTGCCCGTTCTTTGTCATCTCCCTGTGCAAGGGCCGCAGCGGCATGGCGATTGACCACGGCCACGACGCGCGCTTCGAGTCGTGCGTGCCGGCCGACCAGTGGACGCCGCCGTACAAGTCAAAGGAGTACTCGGTGGAGCTAGGGGCCGAAGTCGCCAGCGGCGTGCCGGACATTCTCCCGGCGTTCGGAATGTCCATCATCAACGGCGAGAAGCCCATCGCGACGGCCTGGGACGGGGCGCGCACGACGCGCTTCATCCTGCGGTGCTTCGAGAGCGCCCGCACGGGCAAGCTGATGACGTTCTAG
- a CDS encoding amidohydrolase family protein, whose amino-acid sequence MSEPEAPVCGPLIACDALVGAPLVPPSGPVPDVADLEAEMTRLHLSAAVVRHRACRQTSAHLGNNILMDEITGRPHLRPAWFVTPDGREPEFDPAVTLAQMLAAGVRWTWTDPAAQGFSLQPWCSGPLLAALSEHRVPLLLDYASIVLRDLHEAMETFPALRVVLLQVPRVGRNRLVEPLLAAHPELYLGCAPSLSVHAYWPDLCRRFGSHRWLWGNHYPDAEGGAAVTGLLYAGLSPQALQDIAHGNLERLQAEVHA is encoded by the coding sequence ATGTCAGAACCTGAAGCACCTGTGTGCGGGCCGCTCATCGCCTGCGATGCCCTCGTCGGGGCGCCACTCGTGCCGCCGTCGGGGCCTGTGCCCGATGTGGCGGACCTCGAGGCGGAGATGACGCGGCTGCACCTCAGCGCCGCCGTCGTGCGCCACCGCGCCTGCCGCCAGACCTCGGCCCACCTGGGCAACAACATACTCATGGACGAGATCACCGGCCGGCCGCATCTGCGGCCGGCGTGGTTCGTGACGCCCGACGGCCGCGAGCCGGAGTTCGACCCCGCCGTCACGCTGGCGCAGATGCTGGCCGCCGGTGTGCGCTGGACCTGGACCGATCCTGCGGCCCAGGGCTTCTCGCTGCAGCCCTGGTGCAGCGGCCCGCTCCTGGCCGCCCTGTCCGAGCATCGCGTGCCGCTGCTGCTGGACTACGCGAGCATCGTTCTGCGCGACCTGCACGAGGCGATGGAGACCTTCCCCGCGCTGCGCGTCGTGCTGCTGCAAGTCCCGCGCGTGGGGCGCAACCGGCTGGTCGAGCCGCTGCTGGCGGCACACCCGGAGCTGTATCTGGGCTGCGCCCCGTCGCTGTCGGTGCATGCCTACTGGCCGGACCTGTGCCGACGCTTCGGGTCGCATCGCTGGCTCTGGGGCAACCATTACCCGGACGCGGAGGGCGGGGCGGCCGTGACGGGGTTGCTCTACGCGGGGCTGTCGCCGCAAGCGCTGCAGGACATCGCCCACGGCAACCTGGAGCGGCTGCAGGCGGAGGTGCATGCATGA
- a CDS encoding amidohydrolase family protein codes for MIGKDYFEQQAFAGAPLSDAIVIDAHGHLGDDRDFPFPTTSTDALVATMDRIGVDVTCVSSIPAIYGQSARGNAEVLAALARHPGRIFGYVVVDIGYPDRVQPELERGLAGGMRGVKIHSSSGLPYRHPNYTPVYDFAAARSLPLLAHTWSDSELDDLEPQFSRCPNVNFILGHAGAVAREHYVHLGHQYPNVYLELCFSACPRGLVEYFVGEGLADKMLWGSDCIFMSMEQQIGRVIFAQISEADKRLILGETAARVLLGR; via the coding sequence ATGATCGGGAAGGACTACTTCGAGCAGCAGGCCTTCGCCGGCGCACCGCTGAGCGACGCCATCGTCATTGACGCCCACGGCCACCTGGGCGACGATCGGGACTTCCCCTTCCCGACCACCTCGACCGACGCGCTCGTGGCTACCATGGACCGCATCGGGGTGGACGTCACCTGCGTGAGCAGCATCCCAGCCATCTACGGGCAGTCCGCCCGCGGCAATGCCGAGGTACTCGCCGCCCTGGCGCGCCACCCGGGCCGCATCTTCGGCTACGTCGTCGTGGACATCGGCTATCCGGACCGAGTGCAGCCGGAGCTGGAACGCGGCCTGGCCGGCGGGATGCGCGGGGTCAAGATCCACAGCAGCAGCGGTCTGCCGTACCGGCACCCCAACTACACACCCGTCTATGACTTCGCCGCCGCCCGCAGCCTGCCGCTGCTGGCGCACACGTGGAGCGACAGCGAACTCGACGACCTGGAGCCGCAGTTCAGCCGCTGCCCGAACGTCAACTTCATCCTCGGGCATGCTGGGGCGGTCGCTCGCGAGCACTACGTGCACCTCGGCCACCAGTACCCGAACGTCTACCTCGAGCTGTGCTTCTCGGCCTGCCCGCGGGGGCTGGTGGAGTACTTCGTGGGCGAGGGCCTCGCGGACAAGATGCTGTGGGGCTCGGACTGCATCTTCATGAGCATGGAGCAGCAGATCGGCCGCGTCATCTTCGCCCAGATCAGCGAGGCCGACAAGCGCCTGATCCTGGGCGAGACCGCCGCCCGGGTGCTGCTCGGACGGTAG
- a CDS encoding SGNH/GDSL hydrolase family protein, which produces MPSPDQAVDTLAADSPVTFPTDGPAPATYPCDLPAENRPPEPDYYLFSTPERSLEQIRTVQAEMIPGTFTPPPADWGPLQRARRLLTEGGDFHLLGLGDSIVNDTMRSGWVGLLQEAYPRARVRGTVCVRGCGGCQHYKLEERIAKVVVPLRPDVVYIGGISQADIESIREVVGQLRAGLPEVEVLLATGTFGRADPRDPVALAAAPYSGTGPWGAALQALAAELGCAYLDMTGPWAEYLRSTGVHPHLFFRDAVHANEFGEQILARIMMAFWTAQA; this is translated from the coding sequence GTGCCCTCACCCGACCAAGCCGTGGACACGCTGGCCGCCGACTCGCCAGTCACCTTCCCCACAGACGGCCCGGCCCCGGCGACGTACCCGTGCGACCTGCCGGCCGAGAATCGTCCGCCGGAGCCGGACTACTACCTCTTCAGCACGCCGGAGCGGTCGCTGGAGCAGATCCGGACCGTCCAGGCCGAGATGATCCCCGGCACGTTCACGCCGCCGCCAGCGGACTGGGGGCCGCTGCAGCGCGCCCGGCGCCTGCTGACGGAGGGCGGCGACTTCCACCTGCTCGGCCTGGGCGACAGCATCGTCAATGACACGATGCGCTCCGGCTGGGTGGGGCTGCTGCAGGAAGCCTACCCGCGGGCGCGGGTGCGCGGCACGGTCTGCGTGCGCGGGTGCGGGGGCTGCCAGCACTACAAGCTCGAAGAGCGCATCGCGAAGGTCGTCGTGCCGCTGCGGCCGGATGTCGTCTACATCGGCGGAATCAGCCAAGCGGACATTGAGAGCATCCGTGAGGTCGTCGGCCAGTTGCGGGCCGGCCTGCCGGAGGTCGAGGTGCTGCTGGCGACGGGGACCTTCGGGCGCGCCGACCCGCGCGACCCGGTGGCGCTGGCGGCGGCGCCGTACTCGGGCACGGGGCCGTGGGGCGCGGCGCTCCAGGCGCTGGCGGCCGAACTGGGCTGCGCCTATCTGGACATGACCGGCCCCTGGGCCGAATACCTGCGCAGCACCGGGGTGCACCCGCACCTGTTCTTCCGCGATGCCGTCCATGCCAACGAGTTCGGCGAGCAGATCCTGGCCCGCATCATGATGGCGTTCTGGACGGCCCAGGCCTGA
- the lysA gene encoding diaminopimelate decarboxylase → MTLFGTQQLNSAGHLEIGGCDTVELARQFGTPLYVVDEALVRSNCREYKRAFGQRLAAVEIAYASKALITTAICRLMYQESMSLDVASEGELYTALQAGFPAERIKLHGNFKKESLIRMALAHGVGRIVADSLVELEEISRIAGDMGKTAHLLLRIAPGVKASTHAAIQTGQEDTKFGLSIRDMARPGIKLALELPHLQLHGLHAHIGSQILDTDAFKRAVEVFVDFLCSVREELGFACEQLDLGGGLGIRYQEDDRPPSIDELAAVMAGTLTAACGHKNLPVPALILEPGRSIVGEAGTTLYTIGAVKHIPGVRTYLSVDGGLSDNPRPVMYDALYRATIANKAAHEHSVEGLRVSGAHCETDTLIPEITLQSPEPGDILAVFGTGAYNHSMASNYNRFCRPAMVLVADGQADLITQREELADLLRQDVMPERLK, encoded by the coding sequence ATGACTCTCTTCGGGACTCAGCAGCTCAACAGCGCCGGCCATCTTGAGATCGGCGGCTGCGACACGGTCGAACTGGCGCGGCAGTTCGGCACGCCCCTGTATGTCGTGGACGAGGCTCTCGTCCGCAGCAACTGCCGCGAGTACAAGCGCGCTTTCGGCCAGCGTCTTGCCGCAGTGGAGATCGCCTATGCCAGCAAGGCGCTGATCACGACCGCGATCTGCCGGCTGATGTACCAGGAGAGCATGTCGCTCGACGTGGCCTCCGAGGGTGAACTGTACACGGCGCTGCAGGCGGGCTTCCCCGCCGAGCGCATCAAGCTGCACGGCAACTTCAAGAAGGAGAGCCTCATCCGCATGGCGCTGGCGCATGGTGTCGGGCGGATCGTGGCCGATAGCCTCGTGGAACTGGAGGAGATCTCGCGGATCGCCGGCGACATGGGCAAGACGGCGCACCTGCTGCTGCGCATCGCCCCCGGTGTGAAGGCCTCCACCCACGCGGCCATCCAGACCGGCCAGGAGGACACCAAGTTCGGCCTGAGCATTCGCGACATGGCGCGGCCGGGCATCAAGCTGGCCCTGGAGCTGCCCCACCTGCAACTGCACGGGCTGCACGCCCACATCGGCTCGCAGATTCTCGACACCGATGCCTTCAAGCGCGCGGTCGAGGTCTTCGTGGACTTCCTGTGCAGCGTGCGCGAGGAGCTCGGGTTCGCCTGCGAGCAGCTCGACCTCGGCGGCGGGCTGGGCATCCGCTACCAGGAGGACGACCGGCCGCCCAGCATTGACGAACTGGCCGCAGTGATGGCCGGCACGCTCACGGCGGCATGCGGGCACAAGAACCTGCCCGTGCCGGCACTGATTCTCGAGCCGGGGCGCTCGATCGTGGGCGAGGCGGGCACTACGCTGTACACCATCGGGGCCGTCAAGCACATTCCCGGCGTGCGGACCTACCTGTCCGTGGATGGTGGCCTGTCGGACAACCCGCGCCCGGTCATGTACGACGCGCTCTACCGGGCGACAATTGCGAACAAGGCGGCCCACGAGCACTCGGTCGAGGGCCTGCGGGTGTCCGGCGCGCACTGCGAGACCGACACGCTCATTCCCGAGATCACCCTGCAGTCGCCCGAGCCCGGGGACATCCTGGCGGTCTTCGGCACCGGCGCCTATAACCACTCGATGGCCTCGAACTACAACCGTTTCTGCCGCCCGGCCATGGTACTGGTGGCCGATGGCCAGGCGGACCTCATCACCCAGCGCGAAGAGCTGGCAGACCTGCTGCGGCAGGACGTCATGCCGGAGCGACTGAAGTAG